TATTTGGATAATAAATTTCTTTGTTGACGGGAAATTAGCCGTTACCTAGAATCTGTTTAAGAGTCGGAATGATTCGTATCGAAGATATTGTCGAAAAGGTCGAGAAGTATCAAAAGAACCCGGATACTGATCTGATTCGTCAGGCTTATGTGTTTTCAGCCATGGTGCACAAAGCTCAATTACGGCAGTCCGGAGAACCATACCTGATCCATCCACTGGAAGTGGCTTCCATCCTGTGTGACATGAAGCTCGATACGACTTCCATCGTCATCGGTTTGCTACACGATGTGGTGGAAGACAGCGCCACCACCGTAGAGCAAATAGAAAAATACTTTGGCAAAGAGATAGCCCATGTGGTCGACGGCGTAACAAAAATCAGCAAAGCCTCCTTCCGATCGAAAGAGGAACAGCAGGCGGAGAGTTTTCGCAAGATGATCCTCGCAATGGTCGACGACCTGCGCGTCATTCTTGTAAAGCTTGCAGACCGGCTCCATAACATGCGCACACTGCAATTCCTTCCACCGGAAAAGCGGAGCAGCATCGCCAGAGAAACCATGGAAATCTATGCTCCCATCGCCCATCGTCTCGGCATGTCGAAAATACGAAGCGAGCTGCAAGATCTTTCCTTGATGCATCTGGATCCTGAAAGCTACAGCAACGTTGAAACCCGCGTTGAACAAAAGAAAAAACAGGTCGAAACGTTTATCGAAGAAACGCAAAACACCCTGAAGAAGAAATTACGCGAAAACGGATTCACTGCGGACATTCATTACAGAATCAAAGGCACTTTCAGCATCCATGACAAAATGCGAAGGCAGCGCGTGGACATGGATAAGGTCTACGATTTTGTTGCGTTCCGCATCATCACTGACAACATCAAGAATTGTTATGGAATTCTTGGAATCATTCATCAGCTCTGGCGGCCGATTCCGGGCAGGTTCAAAGACTTTATTTCACTGCCAAAACCGAATCTTTATCAATCCCTTCACACAAGCGTAGTTTCGGAAAGAGGCTTTCAGTTTGAAGTTCAGATCAGGACTCAGGAAATGCACCGCATCGCGGAAGAAGGGATCGCCGCGCACTGGAAATACAAAGAAGGAAAAGTGGTTGGTGGAAAGGACGAAGAAGCCCTCAGGTGGTTACGTCATCTCGTGGAATGGCATCGTGAAGTGAGCGACAACCGTGACTTCATGAACGCCGTGCGTGTGGAGCTGTATCCGGAAGAGGTCTATGCGTTCACACCCAAAGGCGATATCAAAGAATTTCCGCGCGGCGCCACACCTCTTGATTTCGCTTATTCGATTCACACTGATGTCGGCCATCAATGCATCGGAGCAAGAGTGAATGGAAAACTTGTGACGCTACGGTACAAGCTAAAAAATGGAGACATTGTTGAGATTCTTACGCAGCCGAATCACAATCCGAGCCGCGATTGGCTTGCCATTGTTCAAACATCACGCGCGCGCAACAAGATCAAACAATGGTTGAATGCAAATGAGCGAATCAAAGCCATCGAACTGGGCAAGAAATTGCTGGAAAAACAGATTCGAAAGCACAAACTGAACGTGAGAAAGGTGTTGAAGGAAGATCAGCTCGTCTCCCTGCTTCCCGATTATGGTTGCACGAAAATCGAAGATCTCTACAGTTCGCTCGGTTACGGAAAAGTCTCCGCAAAACAGATTGTAGATCGTTTGATTCCTCAGCCTGTTACTCCGGAAGGAACTGTTGTTGCTCCGCCGCCTGAACCACCCGAGGAAGAATCGAAGATAACCGCAGCTCTCAAGAAAGCTCTCAGAATCGGAACAGATGAAGCCGTGAAAGTGCACGGCGCGCACGATCTGCTTGTTTATCTCGCCAAATGTTGCAATCCAATTCGCGGAGAACCGATCATCGGTTACATCACGCGCGGCAAAGGAATCTCCGTGCATTCCAACAAATGCCCCAATCTTGAAAAACTACTGTTTAATCCGGAAAGAAGAATCGAAGTGGAATGGAGTGGAAAAGAGGAAACTCCTCAACAGGTTAAAGTCTCTATCTGGACGGAAGATAAACCGGGTATGCTTGCAGAAATTTCCACAGCCATTGTGAATTCGAAAACGAATATTCGAACCGTGCAAGCCCAGACTTTTCCAGACAAGCATGGGCAGATTGAACTGATCCTGGAAATCGTCGATACGAAGCATCTGGACCGGGTTCTATCCTCCATACGCTCCGTCGAAGGCGTTCTTGAAGTCGAAAGGATACTGCATTAAAATAAGTCACTTAAAAGAAGAGGTGGTTCCCATGAAAATTGGTCGTCACGAAGAAGGGTTTGTCGTTGTCATTGAGCCTAAAGGAAAAATCACGATTGGGGAAGGAGACGTTCTGTTGCGGGAAGAGATTACGCGTCTCCTTGGGGAAGAGAAGAAACAGCTGGTTCTCGATCTTGGCGGCATATCGTATATGGATTCTGCGGGGGTCGGCGAGTTGGTGAGCGTTTATACATCGGTCAAGAATCGGGGGGGTGAACTTAAGCTTTCTTGTTTGACAAAGAAGATTAAGGATCTGCTTCAGATTACTCAGCTGATGACGATTTTCGACACCTACGAAACAACTCAAGAAGCTGTTTCCTCATTTAAGTAATGATCTGTCTAAGGCGGGCCTCCGTGCCCGCCAGATAGAACCTACGAAAATCCGCCAGACATAATGCGCCACTGATAGATCTTCATATTAATCTCTCGCAACCGGCGGGATAGAATCTTGCAAAGAATATAGAGGAACTGATAGCCGCTCTCCACATCCCGTGAAAGCA
The nucleotide sequence above comes from bacterium. Encoded proteins:
- a CDS encoding bifunctional (p)ppGpp synthetase/guanosine-3',5'-bis(diphosphate) 3'-pyrophosphohydrolase → MIRIEDIVEKVEKYQKNPDTDLIRQAYVFSAMVHKAQLRQSGEPYLIHPLEVASILCDMKLDTTSIVIGLLHDVVEDSATTVEQIEKYFGKEIAHVVDGVTKISKASFRSKEEQQAESFRKMILAMVDDLRVILVKLADRLHNMRTLQFLPPEKRSSIARETMEIYAPIAHRLGMSKIRSELQDLSLMHLDPESYSNVETRVEQKKKQVETFIEETQNTLKKKLRENGFTADIHYRIKGTFSIHDKMRRQRVDMDKVYDFVAFRIITDNIKNCYGILGIIHQLWRPIPGRFKDFISLPKPNLYQSLHTSVVSERGFQFEVQIRTQEMHRIAEEGIAAHWKYKEGKVVGGKDEEALRWLRHLVEWHREVSDNRDFMNAVRVELYPEEVYAFTPKGDIKEFPRGATPLDFAYSIHTDVGHQCIGARVNGKLVTLRYKLKNGDIVEILTQPNHNPSRDWLAIVQTSRARNKIKQWLNANERIKAIELGKKLLEKQIRKHKLNVRKVLKEDQLVSLLPDYGCTKIEDLYSSLGYGKVSAKQIVDRLIPQPVTPEGTVVAPPPEPPEEESKITAALKKALRIGTDEAVKVHGAHDLLVYLAKCCNPIRGEPIIGYITRGKGISVHSNKCPNLEKLLFNPERRIEVEWSGKEETPQQVKVSIWTEDKPGMLAEISTAIVNSKTNIRTVQAQTFPDKHGQIELILEIVDTKHLDRVLSSIRSVEGVLEVERILH
- a CDS encoding STAS domain-containing protein produces the protein MKIGRHEEGFVVVIEPKGKITIGEGDVLLREEITRLLGEEKKQLVLDLGGISYMDSAGVGELVSVYTSVKNRGGELKLSCLTKKIKDLLQITQLMTIFDTYETTQEAVSSFK